A genome region from Arachis duranensis cultivar V14167 chromosome 8, aradu.V14167.gnm2.J7QH, whole genome shotgun sequence includes the following:
- the LOC110274303 gene encoding protein CUP-SHAPED COTYLEDON 3, with translation MMLSMEELACELSDHEKRNAQGLPPGFRFHPTDQELITFYLASKVFNTTTTTTHVNFVEVDLNRCEPWELPEVAKMGEREWYLYSVRDRKYPTGLRTNRATAAGYWKATGKDKQVYGGGGLVGMKKTLVFYKGRAPRGQKTKWVMHEFRLDPHSSPSLSKDEWVICRIFHKSGEKRTPTTTPAPLLLHHQQHDPSSLFNDHISHSHNHNQNLLSPLLHPFPIPEETTKTKSSTINSNHYPPPPPSSQHLLKLNKSTKLTKTVPPSPSFFQYQQLLEDDPNLLHWMDSGNNNNNNCKANNTASSVEIMDAAAAGLIAFSSGGPSPTPTNNNNNNSEIIRDMMMMSSSSASMLHILDDAPLGIQSWPHHHHHHLL, from the exons atgatgctatCAATGGAAGAGCTAGCGTGTGAGCTGAGTGATCATGAAAAGAGAAACGCTCAAGGTTTGCCACCCGGTTTCAGGTTTCACCCAACTGATCAAGAACTCATTACCTTCTATTTGGCTTCCAAGGTCTTcaatactactactactactactcatgTCAACTTTGTGGAGGTTGATCTCAATCGATGCGAGCCATGGGAACTTCCAG AAGTGGCAAAGATGGGGGAGAGAGAGTGGTATCTGTACAGTGTGAGAGACAGAAAATACCCAACGGGCCTCAGAACTAACAGAGCAACCGCTGCTGGGTACTGGAAGGCTACCGGCAAGGACAAGCAAGTATACGGCGGCGGTGGCCTTGTTGGGATGAAGAAGACGTTGGTGTTCTACAAAGGGAGGGCCCCCCGCGGTCAGAAGACTAAATGGGTAATGCATGAGTTCCGGTTGGACCCTCACAGCTCTCCTTCCCTCTCTAAG GATGAGTGGGTAATATGCAGAATATTTCATAAAAGTGGGGAAAAGAGAACTCCTACTACTACTCCTGCTCCTCTGCTACTTCATCATCAACAACACGATCCATCATCACTGTTCAATGACCATATCTCCCACtctcataatcataatcaaaaCCTCCTCTCGCCATTGCTTCATCCTTTCCCAATCCCTGAAGAAACCACTAAAACCAAATCATCAACAATTAACAGCAACCATTACCCTCCACCACCACCTTCCTCCCAACACTTGCTTAAGCTCAATAAGTCTactaaattaacaaaaacagtgCCTCCTTCTCCATCATTCTTCCAATACCAACAGCTTCTAGAAGATGATCCCAACTTATTGCATTGGATGGACAgtggtaataataataataataactgcaAGGCTAATAATACTGCTAGTAGTGTTGAGATAATGGATGCTGCTGCTGCTGGCTTGATAGCATTCTCATCAGGAGGACCTTCACCTACtcctactaataataataataacaattctGAAATAATAAGGGACATGATGATGATGTCTTCTTCTTCGGCTTCTATGCTGCACATACTCGACGATGCTCCTCTTGGAATTCAATCTtggcctcatcatcatcatcatcaccttcTGTAA